A window from Pseudomonas frederiksbergensis encodes these proteins:
- a CDS encoding MFS transporter has translation MKTTDKSDGTSVTAPVEKTSTANAWRTMPGGIWALGFVSMLMDISSEMIHALLPLYMVTVLGTSVLAVGLIEGIAEATASITKVFSGALSDRLGKRKLLAALGYGLGALSKPIFPLASSLDWLIGARFIDRIGKGIRGAPRDALVADITPPAIRGAAFGLRQTLDTVGAFLGPLLAIGLMWLTANHFQTVFWVAVIPAFLAVAVLLVFVHEPKQAEGTRRVRAPLSRRELARLGAGYWWVVGVAAVFTLARFSEAFLILRGQAVGLAPMWAPAVLVLMGVAYSLSAYPAGALSDRVSRVAVLGAGLILLIAADLTLAFAPGIEGLIVGVVLWGLHMGFTQGIFAALIADCAPAELRGTAFGMFNLLTGLALLLASVIAGALWDTIGFQATFLMGGGFAVLTLLGLWVIKARVQVR, from the coding sequence CATGCCTGGCGGCATCTGGGCGCTAGGCTTCGTCTCGATGCTGATGGATATCTCCTCAGAGATGATCCATGCCTTGCTGCCGCTCTATATGGTTACCGTGCTCGGGACCTCCGTTTTGGCGGTGGGTCTCATTGAAGGTATTGCCGAGGCTACGGCCTCGATCACCAAGGTATTCTCCGGGGCGCTCAGTGATCGATTGGGCAAGCGCAAGCTGCTCGCAGCGTTGGGCTATGGGCTGGGGGCACTGTCCAAACCGATCTTTCCTTTGGCGAGCTCGCTGGACTGGCTGATCGGGGCTCGCTTTATCGACCGCATTGGCAAAGGTATTCGCGGCGCCCCGCGCGATGCATTGGTGGCCGACATCACACCGCCGGCGATACGGGGGGCAGCTTTCGGCCTGCGGCAAACTCTGGATACCGTGGGTGCATTCCTGGGTCCGTTGCTGGCGATCGGATTGATGTGGCTGACCGCGAACCACTTCCAGACTGTGTTCTGGGTCGCCGTCATTCCGGCCTTCCTTGCCGTCGCAGTGCTGCTGGTGTTCGTTCACGAGCCCAAACAAGCGGAAGGAACGCGTCGGGTGCGTGCGCCTTTGAGTCGGCGGGAATTAGCCCGACTGGGCGCTGGCTACTGGTGGGTGGTGGGTGTTGCTGCGGTGTTCACCTTGGCCCGTTTCAGCGAAGCCTTTCTGATACTGCGCGGCCAGGCCGTCGGGCTCGCGCCGATGTGGGCGCCAGCGGTGCTTGTTCTGATGGGAGTGGCCTACTCACTGTCAGCCTATCCCGCCGGGGCCTTGTCTGATCGTGTCAGCCGCGTGGCGGTGCTCGGCGCAGGTCTGATTTTGCTGATTGCTGCCGACCTGACCCTGGCGTTCGCGCCGGGTATCGAAGGCCTGATCGTCGGCGTCGTTCTATGGGGCCTGCACATGGGGTTTACCCAAGGAATATTCGCCGCCCTGATCGCCGATTGCGCACCGGCTGAACTGCGCGGGACGGCATTTGGCATGTTCAATCTGTTAACCGGGTTGGCCTTGCTGCTGGCCAGCGTCATCGCTGGAGCGCTGTGGGACACGATAGGCTTCCAAGCCACTTTCCTGATGGGTGGCGGCTTTGCTGTTCTGACTTTGTTGGGATTGTGGGTGATCAAGGCGAGAGTTCAGGTTCGATAG
- a CDS encoding peroxiredoxin: MAVAIDQPVADFEAPATSGQTVNLANLKGKQVVIYFYPKDSTPGCTTQGQGFRDQLDAFKAANTEVFGVSRDSLKSHENFKAKQAFTFELISDKEEVLCQQFDVIKLKKLYGKEYMGVDRSTFLIDKDGVLRQEWRGVKVPGHVDAVLAAAQALNKA; encoded by the coding sequence ATGGCCGTTGCCATCGACCAACCGGTTGCCGACTTCGAAGCACCCGCCACCAGCGGGCAGACCGTCAACCTCGCGAACCTCAAAGGCAAGCAGGTGGTGATCTACTTCTATCCAAAGGACAGCACGCCAGGCTGCACCACTCAAGGCCAGGGCTTTCGTGACCAGCTCGACGCCTTTAAAGCCGCCAATACCGAAGTCTTTGGCGTGTCTCGCGACAGCCTGAAATCACACGAAAACTTCAAGGCCAAGCAGGCGTTCACCTTCGAGCTGATCAGCGACAAGGAAGAAGTGCTCTGCCAGCAGTTCGACGTGATCAAGCTGAAAAAGCTCTATGGCAAGGAATATATGGGCGTTGATCGCAGCACGTTCCTGATCGACAAGGATGGTGTGCTGCGTCAGGAATGGCGCGGAGTGAAGGTGCCGGGGCATGTGGATGCGGTTTTGGCTGCAGCTCAGGCGCTGAACAAGGCCTGA
- the bamC gene encoding outer membrane protein assembly factor BamC produces MKRLAGLSALALIISSTSGCGWVWGPEGYFRDRGSDYLEAQQTAPMQLPPDVSTAKRLDPLLPIPRNVADDSVKGEYIVPRPQPLSAAADASAYSLQKTGDSRWIVAQNPPAEAWPVAVQFFQDNGFRLDEQRPQTGEFTTTWQHSDELSAAMAKRLSAAGVGADSETRVRVRIEPGVQRNTSEIYVVSAERPAGSTADVAFTNRSVNTGLDAALVDDMLASMSRTSEKGGSVSMLASRDADTPSRVSLSEDGSGNPVLNVGTDLDRAWSSVGRALEQGEWRVEDINRSLGLYYINLAEKAEKKDEKPGFFSGLFGSKPDKEEVEARAERYQVRLSKVGENVQVTVEKNINTVAPADVARKVLSVIQDNLG; encoded by the coding sequence ATGAAGCGATTGGCCGGACTTTCCGCACTTGCCTTGATCATCTCCAGCACCAGTGGCTGTGGATGGGTCTGGGGCCCGGAAGGTTATTTCCGTGACCGCGGTAGCGATTACCTGGAAGCGCAACAGACTGCACCCATGCAACTGCCGCCGGATGTCAGCACCGCCAAACGTCTGGATCCGCTGTTGCCGATCCCGCGCAACGTGGCCGATGACTCCGTCAAGGGCGAGTACATCGTTCCTCGTCCGCAGCCGTTGTCGGCAGCGGCTGACGCCAGCGCCTACTCGCTGCAAAAGACCGGTGATTCGCGTTGGATCGTCGCTCAGAACCCGCCGGCCGAAGCCTGGCCAGTGGCCGTGCAGTTCTTCCAGGACAACGGTTTCCGTCTGGACGAACAGCGTCCGCAAACCGGCGAATTCACCACCACCTGGCAGCATTCCGACGAGCTGTCCGCAGCGATGGCCAAGCGCCTGAGCGCAGCCGGTGTCGGCGCTGACAGCGAAACCCGCGTGCGGGTCCGCATCGAGCCAGGCGTGCAGCGCAACACCAGCGAAATCTACGTGGTCAGCGCCGAGCGTCCTGCCGGTAGCACCGCCGACGTGGCCTTCACCAACCGTTCGGTCAACACTGGCCTGGACGCGGCACTGGTCGACGACATGCTCGCGAGCATGAGTCGCACTTCGGAGAAGGGCGGTTCGGTCTCCATGCTGGCTTCGCGTGACGCCGATACGCCAAGTCGTGTCAGCCTGAGCGAAGACGGCAGCGGTAACCCTGTCCTGAACGTCGGCACCGACCTGGATCGTGCCTGGTCGAGCGTCGGTCGTGCGCTGGAACAGGGCGAGTGGCGCGTTGAAGACATCAACCGCAGCCTGGGTCTCTACTACATCAACCTGGCCGAAAAAGCCGAGAAGAAGGACGAGAAGCCAGGTTTCTTCAGTGGTCTGTTCGGCAGCAAGCCGGACAAGGAAGAAGTTGAAGCCCGTGCCGAGCGTTATCAGGTTCGCCTGAGCAAGGTTGGCGAAAACGTCCAGGTCACCGTAGAGAAAAACATCAACACCGTGGCGCCGGCAGATGTGGCGCGCAAGGTATTGAGCGTGATTCAGGACAATCTGGGCTGA
- a CDS encoding PIN domain-containing protein, whose amino-acid sequence MPLQTRNVFVDTEFFVKAGLDFSSKILESFKDICSDGELNHITSTIVIREVKRKISEHIGDAINGVNAFRRKAKILTNSNDDIIKNLFVPFDQKEIENHAIQVFDEFLDDSNTTIVDLSKVDGNEIVEMYFDQKPPFQGGKKKNEFPDAFTLLAVRGALKGHEEIYVVSEDKDLITFCEENPRFIQVDSLSKLLDLYNAHDEDRSKFIKEYIEEHEADIKQSIKSQIEDADAYNSSTWEDAEVDEFSILGVGDFEPSIIHIDDENCQIVCDVEVHYRVSVTGPDYANGRYDREDDVIYTFEDTTQVDEGKLEFTVEIDLSYEVDDGEFTIQDMDISVQGLSGGIEFSVEETPYEDYR is encoded by the coding sequence ATGCCGCTACAAACAAGGAATGTCTTCGTAGATACAGAGTTTTTTGTGAAGGCTGGTTTGGATTTCTCATCCAAGATCTTAGAGTCTTTCAAAGATATTTGTAGTGATGGTGAGCTAAATCACATCACCAGCACGATAGTTATCCGAGAAGTAAAACGTAAAATAAGTGAGCACATTGGAGATGCTATCAATGGAGTGAATGCATTTCGCCGTAAAGCGAAAATCCTGACGAATTCTAATGACGATATCATTAAAAATTTATTTGTGCCTTTCGATCAAAAAGAAATAGAAAACCATGCAATTCAAGTTTTCGATGAGTTTCTCGATGATTCAAATACTACTATTGTTGATTTAAGCAAAGTAGATGGAAACGAAATTGTCGAGATGTACTTTGATCAAAAACCACCATTTCAAGGTGGAAAGAAAAAAAATGAATTTCCTGACGCGTTTACCCTTTTGGCTGTTCGTGGTGCTTTGAAGGGTCACGAAGAAATATATGTTGTTTCCGAAGATAAGGACTTGATTACTTTCTGCGAAGAAAACCCCCGATTCATCCAAGTCGACAGCCTAAGCAAACTTCTCGACCTTTATAACGCCCATGATGAAGATCGTTCGAAATTCATCAAAGAATATATCGAAGAGCATGAGGCAGATATTAAGCAGAGTATAAAATCTCAAATTGAAGATGCCGATGCTTATAACTCGTCAACGTGGGAAGATGCGGAGGTAGATGAGTTCTCAATTCTCGGTGTTGGAGATTTTGAGCCATCTATCATCCATATTGACGATGAGAACTGTCAAATCGTTTGCGATGTTGAGGTGCACTACCGTGTGTCTGTTACGGGACCTGACTACGCAAATGGTCGATATGACAGAGAAGATGATGTCATATACACCTTTGAAGATACGACTCAGGTAGATGAAGGAAAGCTAGAGTTTACGGTTGAGATCGACCTTTCGTATGAGGTGGATGATGGAGAGTTTACAATTCAAGATATGGACATAAGCGTTCAAGGTCTATCGGGCGGGATTGAATTCTCAGTAGAGGAAACTCCTTACGAGGACTACAGGTAA
- a CDS encoding M48 family metalloprotease: MTFLRPTLLTLACLLASPGFADDLPSLGDASSAIVSPQQEHQLGRAWLALLRSQVSQLNDPQLKDYVESSVYRLVETSQVNDRRLEFILINSPQLNAFAAPGGIVGVNGGLFLNAQTEGEYASVLAHELAHLSQRHFARGVEAQQRMQVPMMAALLAGIVIAAAGAGDAGIAAIAGTQAAAIQEQRRFSRQNEQEADRIGILNLEKAGYDPRSMPTMFERLARQYRFDAKPPEFLLTHPVTESRIADTRNRAEQAKPGGIEDSMRYQLIRARVQLIYEETPGLGAKRFRAQLEENPKNDVARYGLAIAQIKGGQLNEARENLKGLLAKSPNEIIYNLAQVDLDITNNRLPDAQARVDRMLTQYPGNYPLNSVRVDLLLKQNRAPDAEKALENLLKSRPDDPDVWYMVAETRGLSGNIIGLHQARAEYFALVGDYRQAIQQLDFAKRKAGTNFPLSSRIDARQRELMEQERMIKDMMG, encoded by the coding sequence ATGACTTTTTTGCGCCCTACCCTGCTGACGCTCGCTTGCCTGCTCGCCTCACCGGGCTTCGCCGACGACCTGCCGTCACTCGGCGACGCCAGTTCTGCCATTGTCTCGCCGCAACAGGAACATCAGTTGGGCCGTGCCTGGCTGGCGTTGTTGCGCAGCCAGGTTTCGCAACTCAACGATCCACAGCTCAAGGACTACGTCGAATCCAGCGTCTACAGGCTGGTAGAGACCAGCCAGGTCAATGACCGGCGCCTGGAGTTCATCCTGATCAACAGCCCGCAACTCAACGCCTTCGCCGCACCAGGCGGCATTGTCGGGGTCAACGGCGGCTTGTTCCTCAATGCCCAGACCGAGGGCGAATATGCCTCGGTACTCGCTCACGAATTGGCTCACTTGTCGCAGCGCCACTTCGCCCGTGGCGTCGAAGCACAACAGCGCATGCAGGTGCCGATGATGGCCGCGCTGCTGGCCGGGATCGTGATTGCCGCAGCCGGCGCCGGCGATGCCGGGATCGCGGCCATTGCTGGCACTCAGGCGGCAGCCATTCAGGAACAGCGGCGTTTCTCTCGCCAGAACGAACAGGAAGCTGACCGCATTGGCATCCTCAACCTGGAAAAGGCCGGTTACGACCCGCGGTCGATGCCGACCATGTTCGAGCGATTGGCGCGCCAATATCGCTTTGACGCCAAGCCACCGGAATTTCTGCTGACTCACCCAGTGACCGAGTCGCGGATCGCTGACACGCGCAACCGCGCCGAACAGGCAAAACCCGGCGGCATCGAAGACTCTATGCGCTATCAGCTGATTCGTGCACGGGTCCAGTTGATCTATGAAGAAACCCCAGGCCTGGGCGCCAAACGCTTTCGTGCCCAGCTTGAAGAAAATCCGAAAAATGATGTCGCTCGCTATGGCCTGGCCATCGCCCAGATCAAGGGCGGCCAGTTGAATGAAGCACGAGAAAACCTCAAGGGGCTTCTGGCCAAATCGCCGAACGAGATCATCTACAACCTGGCGCAGGTCGATCTGGACATCACCAACAATCGTCTGCCGGACGCCCAGGCTCGGGTTGACCGAATGTTGACGCAGTATCCCGGCAACTATCCGCTGAATTCGGTGCGTGTTGACCTGCTGCTCAAGCAGAACCGTGCGCCCGATGCGGAAAAAGCACTGGAGAATCTGCTCAAGAGCCGCCCTGACGATCCAGACGTCTGGTACATGGTGGCCGAGACTCGCGGTCTGTCAGGCAACATCATCGGCCTGCATCAGGCCCGCGCCGAGTATTTCGCCCTGGTCGGGGATTACCGCCAGGCCATTCAGCAACTGGACTTCGCCAAGCGCAAGGCAGGCACCAACTTCCCGCTGTCATCGCGTATCGACGCACGGCAACGCGAGCTGATGGAACAGGAACGCATGATCAAGGACATGATGGGCTGA
- a CDS encoding membrane lipoprotein lipid attachment site-containing protein encodes MKKIIFMLVAGLLLSGCVTQKPPLSDDQYTAFATLLTGIHKCVVTGYVTPEVGARAQSYAEGNLNTYQFNFEVLKSRVSRVADTVNPSQGDCNTLAMQVAQRKNQIDANNEQVAREAQTWKDLSDSQNQNKTTYCNKIGTQTICNSY; translated from the coding sequence ATGAAAAAAATAATTTTTATGCTGGTTGCTGGATTGCTGCTGAGTGGCTGCGTCACGCAAAAGCCACCGCTTTCAGACGATCAGTACACTGCGTTCGCAACATTGCTTACAGGCATCCATAAGTGCGTTGTGACTGGCTATGTTACGCCAGAGGTTGGTGCCCGAGCCCAATCATATGCAGAAGGGAATTTGAACACCTACCAATTCAATTTTGAAGTTTTGAAAAGCCGCGTTAGCCGTGTAGCTGATACCGTTAATCCATCGCAAGGCGATTGCAACACACTAGCAATGCAGGTTGCTCAGAGAAAAAATCAAATAGATGCAAATAATGAGCAGGTTGCTCGCGAGGCTCAGACATGGAAAGACTTGAGCGACTCTCAAAATCAAAACAAAACAACATACTGCAATAAAATTGGGACACAGACTATTTGTAATTCTTATTGA
- the dapA gene encoding 4-hydroxy-tetrahydrodipicolinate synthase, which yields MIAGSMVALVTPMDAQGRLDWDSLSKLVDFHLENGTHAIVAVGTTGESATLDVDEHIAVIKAVVKQVNGRIPVIAGTGANSTREAVELTRNAKEAGADACLLVVPYYNKPTQEGLYLHFKHIAEAVDIPQILYNVPGRTSCDMQAETVIRLSTVPNIIGIKEATGDMKRAKAILDGVSKDFIVLSGDDPTAVELILMGGKGNISVTANVAPREMADLCEAALKGDAETARAINEKLMPLHKDLFIEANPIPVKWALVEMGLMHEGIRLPLTWLSAPCHETLRTALRQCGVLV from the coding sequence ATGATTGCGGGCAGTATGGTGGCACTGGTCACACCCATGGATGCACAAGGGCGTCTTGACTGGGACAGCCTCAGCAAACTCGTGGACTTCCACCTTGAAAACGGCACCCATGCCATTGTCGCGGTCGGTACTACCGGCGAGTCGGCAACCCTCGACGTAGACGAACACATCGCCGTCATCAAGGCCGTGGTCAAGCAGGTCAATGGCCGTATTCCGGTCATCGCCGGTACCGGCGCCAACTCGACCCGCGAAGCCGTGGAACTGACCCGTAACGCCAAAGAGGCCGGCGCCGACGCCTGCCTGCTGGTCGTTCCGTACTACAACAAGCCGACCCAGGAAGGCTTGTACCTGCACTTCAAGCACATTGCCGAAGCGGTCGACATCCCTCAGATCCTCTACAACGTTCCTGGCCGCACCTCCTGCGACATGCAGGCCGAGACCGTGATTCGCCTGTCCACTGTGCCGAACATCATCGGTATCAAGGAAGCCACCGGCGACATGAAGCGTGCCAAGGCAATCCTTGATGGCGTGAGCAAGGACTTCATCGTGCTGTCCGGCGATGATCCGACCGCTGTCGAGCTGATCCTGATGGGCGGCAAGGGCAACATCTCCGTCACCGCCAACGTCGCCCCGCGCGAAATGGCCGACCTGTGCGAGGCGGCGCTCAAGGGCGACGCCGAGACTGCACGGGCAATCAACGAAAAATTGATGCCGCTGCACAAGGATCTGTTCATCGAAGCCAACCCGATTCCGGTGAAGTGGGCTTTGGTCGAAATGGGCCTGATGCACGAAGGCATTCGCCTGCCGCTGACCTGGCTGAGCGCACCTTGTCATGAAACGCTTCGCACGGCCCTGCGCCAGTGCGGCGTCCTGGTTTAA
- a CDS encoding glycine cleavage system protein R — MSTPTVREQFLVISALGANPMELTNVLCRASHENRCAVVTSRLTRHGECSALILEISGSWDALARLEGSLSSLAKKHAFTVNVVRSAALENRPQALPYVAYVSSAYRSDIINELCQFFMDHNVELENLTCDTYQAPQTGGTMLNATFTVTLPAGVQISWLRDQFLDFADALNLDALIEPWRPQNPM, encoded by the coding sequence ATGTCCACCCCCACAGTTCGCGAACAATTCCTTGTCATCAGTGCCCTCGGCGCCAACCCCATGGAGCTGACTAACGTCCTGTGCCGCGCCAGCCATGAAAACCGCTGCGCCGTGGTCACCTCTCGCCTGACACGTCATGGCGAGTGCAGTGCGTTGATCCTCGAGATCTCCGGCAGCTGGGACGCCCTGGCGCGCCTCGAAGGCAGCCTGTCGAGCCTCGCCAAGAAGCACGCCTTTACGGTCAACGTAGTGCGTAGCGCGGCGCTGGAGAATCGTCCTCAAGCCCTGCCATACGTCGCTTATGTCAGCTCGGCTTACCGCTCGGACATCATCAACGAGCTGTGCCAGTTCTTCATGGACCACAACGTCGAGTTGGAAAACCTGACCTGCGACACCTATCAGGCTCCGCAAACCGGCGGCACCATGCTCAATGCCACGTTTACCGTGACCTTGCCGGCCGGTGTGCAGATCAGCTGGCTGCGCGATCAGTTCCTGGACTTCGCCGACGCGCTGAACCTGGATGCCCTGATCGAACCGTGGCGCCCACAAAACCCAATGTAA
- a CDS encoding MBL fold metallo-hydrolase gives MRFAVLGSGSQGNGTLIASADTYVLVDCGFSLRETEKRLLRLGVNPAQLSAILVTHEHADHVHGVGLLSRRYNLPVYLSRGTLRGMRKPIEPAGLLAGGEQLQIGALSIGVIAVAHDAQEPTQYVFSDGERRFGLLTDLGSYCNKVLDGYRDLDALMIESNHCRDMLARGHYPYFLKQRVGGELGHLNNHQAAFLVSELGWQGLQHLVLAHLSSKNNLPQLARQCFVDTLGCDPDWLQLADQDSGLDWRHIA, from the coding sequence ATGCGTTTTGCCGTTCTCGGCAGCGGTAGCCAAGGGAACGGCACGCTGATAGCCAGCGCTGACACGTATGTGCTGGTGGATTGTGGTTTCTCCCTGCGGGAAACCGAAAAACGCCTGCTGCGCCTGGGTGTGAACCCTGCGCAGCTGAGCGCGATACTCGTGACCCACGAACATGCCGACCACGTGCATGGCGTGGGTTTGCTGTCTCGGCGCTACAATCTGCCTGTCTACCTCAGTCGCGGTACCCTGCGCGGGATGCGCAAACCCATAGAACCGGCTGGCCTACTGGCCGGCGGCGAGCAACTGCAGATCGGCGCACTGAGCATCGGCGTCATTGCCGTGGCCCATGATGCACAGGAACCGACGCAATACGTCTTCAGTGACGGTGAGCGGCGTTTCGGCCTGTTGACCGACCTGGGCTCGTATTGCAACAAGGTGCTGGACGGTTATCGGGACCTCGATGCGTTGATGATCGAGTCCAACCATTGCCGTGACATGCTGGCTCGCGGTCATTACCCGTACTTTCTCAAGCAGCGGGTAGGCGGTGAACTGGGGCATTTGAACAACCATCAGGCGGCATTCCTGGTGTCCGAGTTGGGCTGGCAAGGCCTGCAACACCTGGTCCTGGCCCATCTGAGCAGCAAGAACAACCTGCCGCAGCTGGCCCGGCAATGTTTTGTCGACACCCTCGGGTGCGACCCGGACTGGCTGCAACTGGCCGATCAAGATTCAGGGCTCGACTGGCGACACATCGCCTAG
- a CDS encoding sulfurtransferase TusA family protein, whose amino-acid sequence MTDAVAHDAELDASGLNCPLPLLKAKMELNRLASGAVLKVIATDAGSQRDFRTFARLAGHTLLREEDEAGVYRYWLKKA is encoded by the coding sequence ATGACCGACGCTGTAGCCCATGACGCCGAGCTCGATGCCAGCGGCCTGAATTGCCCCTTGCCGTTGCTCAAGGCCAAGATGGAACTCAATCGACTGGCCAGCGGAGCAGTGCTGAAGGTGATTGCCACCGATGCGGGCTCGCAGCGCGACTTCCGCACCTTTGCCCGATTGGCCGGTCATACCCTGCTTCGTGAAGAAGATGAAGCGGGTGTTTACCGCTACTGGTTGAAAAAAGCCTGA
- a CDS encoding AI-2E family transporter — translation MFKVLRDWIQRYFSDEEAVVLAVLLFLAFTAVLTLGGMLAPVLAGMVLAYLMQGLVVNLERLRTPGGVAVGLVFALFMGLLLVFIVIVVPLLWHQLITLFNELPGMLAKWQSLLLLLPERYPHLVSDEQVLQAIEVARGEIGKFGQWALTFSLSSLPLLVNIMIYLVLVPILVFFFLKDREMIGQWVRGYLPRERALITRVAHEMNRQIANYIRGKVIEIFICGGVTYIGFVVMGLNYAALLALLVGVSVVVPYVGAVVVTVPVMLIALFQWGWSDQFIYLMAVYGIIQVLDGNVLVPLLFSEAVNLHPVAIICAVLLFGGLWGFWGVFFAIPLATLFKAVLDAWPRKEPVVAPLL, via the coding sequence ATGTTCAAAGTGTTACGCGACTGGATTCAGCGCTACTTCTCCGATGAAGAGGCCGTGGTGCTGGCGGTCCTGCTGTTTCTGGCGTTTACCGCCGTACTGACGCTGGGCGGCATGCTTGCGCCAGTGCTGGCCGGGATGGTGCTGGCGTATTTGATGCAAGGGTTGGTCGTCAATCTCGAACGCCTGCGCACGCCGGGCGGGGTGGCGGTGGGATTGGTCTTTGCGTTGTTCATGGGGCTGTTGCTGGTGTTCATCGTGATTGTGGTGCCGTTGCTCTGGCATCAGTTGATTACGCTGTTCAACGAGTTACCCGGCATGCTCGCCAAATGGCAGTCGCTGTTATTGCTGCTGCCCGAGCGCTACCCGCATCTGGTGTCCGATGAGCAGGTGCTGCAGGCCATCGAAGTGGCGCGGGGCGAGATCGGCAAGTTCGGTCAGTGGGCGCTGACGTTCTCGCTGTCGAGTCTGCCGTTGCTGGTGAACATCATGATCTACCTGGTGCTGGTGCCGATCCTGGTGTTTTTCTTTCTCAAGGACCGGGAGATGATCGGTCAGTGGGTGCGGGGTTACTTGCCCCGCGAGCGGGCGCTGATCACCCGCGTCGCTCATGAAATGAATAGGCAGATCGCCAATTACATTCGCGGCAAGGTCATCGAGATTTTCATTTGCGGTGGCGTGACCTACATAGGTTTTGTGGTTATGGGGCTTAACTATGCGGCGTTGCTGGCATTGCTGGTGGGCGTGTCGGTGGTGGTGCCTTACGTCGGTGCCGTGGTGGTGACCGTGCCGGTCATGCTGATTGCACTGTTCCAGTGGGGCTGGAGCGATCAGTTCATCTATTTGATGGCGGTCTACGGAATCATCCAGGTGCTGGACGGCAACGTGCTGGTGCCGCTGTTGTTCTCGGAAGCGGTCAATCTGCATCCGGTGGCGATCATCTGCGCGGTGCTGTTGTTTGGCGGGCTGTGGGGCTTTTGGGGTGTGTTCTTTGCGATTCCGCTAGCAACCTTGTTCAAGGCCGTACTGGATGCGTGGCCGCGCAAAGAGCCGGTGGTGGCGCCGTTGCTTTAA
- the purC gene encoding phosphoribosylaminoimidazolesuccinocarboxamide synthase produces the protein MEKREELYRGKAKSVFKTDDADRLILLFRNDTSAFDGKRIEQLDRKGMVNNKFNAFIMQKLEAAGVPTQFDKLLGDNECLVKKLDMIPVECVVRNYAAGSLVKRLGVEEGMKLNPYTFELFLKDDAKGDPFINESHVVAFGWGTAEQLVRMKELSLKVNEVLSKLFDDAGLLLVDFKLEFGVFSDGSIVLGDEFSPDGCRLWDKATGKKMDKDRFRQGLGDVIEAYEEVANRLGVPL, from the coding sequence ATGGAAAAACGTGAAGAACTCTACCGCGGCAAAGCCAAATCGGTTTTCAAGACCGACGACGCTGACCGCTTGATCCTGCTGTTTCGCAACGACACTTCGGCGTTCGACGGCAAGCGCATCGAGCAGCTCGACCGCAAAGGCATGGTGAACAACAAGTTCAACGCCTTCATCATGCAGAAACTCGAAGCAGCCGGCGTGCCGACCCAATTCGACAAACTGCTGGGCGACAATGAATGCCTGGTGAAGAAGCTCGACATGATCCCGGTCGAGTGCGTCGTGCGTAACTACGCCGCCGGCAGCCTGGTCAAGCGCCTGGGCGTTGAAGAGGGCATGAAGCTCAACCCTTACACCTTCGAACTGTTCCTGAAGGACGACGCCAAGGGCGACCCGTTCATCAACGAATCCCACGTCGTGGCTTTCGGTTGGGGCACCGCCGAGCAACTGGTTCGCATGAAAGAACTGTCGCTCAAGGTCAACGAAGTCCTGAGCAAACTGTTCGACGACGCCGGCCTGCTGCTGGTCGACTTCAAACTGGAATTCGGCGTGTTCTCCGACGGCTCCATCGTCCTGGGCGACGAATTCAGCCCGGACGGCTGCCGCCTGTGGGACAAGGCCACCGGCAAGAAAATGGACAAGGACCGCTTCCGTCAGGGCCTCGGTGACGTCATCGAAGCGTACGAAGAAGTCGCCAATCGTCTGGGCGTACCGCTTTAA